TGGGTCCATCAGATCACACCACCACTCTTTCTTATCCAGTGACTTACACTAAAGCTGAAGTTGAAGAGGACTTAACAAATCAATTAAACACTATTCTGAGTATCGATATGTCTACAGATCTGGCCAGGTTTCGAACATTCTTTATCTCACTGGATCTTCTACAAAGGTTTATTGTGAGGAGCGCAGAGAGTCTGCTTTTCAACAAAGACCTGATGAAGAAACTGAAAGACTACAACTTTGACGCTATTCTCACAGACCCGTTTGAACCTGTCGGAGTTATTGTTGGTGAATGTCTCTCCATTCCAGCTATTTATATGCAAATAAACCTTCCTTGTGGCGTTGACACTCTTGCTAGTCAATGCCCAAGTCCACTTTCTTATGTTCCTCAACCTTTAACACATTTTACTAATAACATGAGTTTTTGGCAAAGAAGTGTGAACCTGGTAAGGACTCTGCTGCAACCCATGGCTTGTGGATATTTATTTACTCATGCAGATGAGATTGCCTCACGTGTACTTAAGAGAAAAACCTCTGTGATGGAGATCATGAGCCGTGCTGCTCTCTGGTTTATGCGTTTTGACTTTGCCTTTGAATTTCCACGGCCAGTGATGCCCAACATGATCATGATTGGAGGGATGGCAGCCAAGAAATTAAAACCTTTGTCACAAGTAAGCCCTCATAGTAAATTTGACACATAGTTCCACTGCAGAATTATTAGTGATGTAACTCTGCCTTTGCCATAAAACAATTTTTCCACGGTCATTGACAGTGAAAATAGGAAGCAAATGGCAGAGAAACCACAATAGCCAACAAGTTAATAATTCTGTCCTCTTACAGCAGACATTCAAGAGCAGACTTTCTTCTTTTTACTACTcattttgtaatgtgtttggaTAAAAAAGAGTCAACATAATGTTCATCGTCACTGTCAGGCCCACCAACCTGTTGGAGAGTCAcatattgtttattttgctaGAGCTGTTAACCTCCATCTGCTGATAGACACAACAATATGCTTCTTCTAAATTATGAAGATGCAATAAAGATTGTAAATTGCAAAACAGGAAACAACCTAAGTGATTATGATTGACACTAAGGTTTATCGGACACTTTAATTGGACACTACAATCATTCATATGAAAAGAATTCAGTGTTGCTTATCAGCATCAATCCCACAGAGTGTTGGATGAACAGCTGATGCATAAAGCCCAATTTATACCTCTGCGTCGAGTGTAGGACATAGCTTACGCATAGGCGTGTACCCTACGCTGTAGCCTTATGCACCCCTGCccaaaaattaaacaataatgtcAATTTTACACAGAGtgcaagcactgtgattggtctgctGGAAACGTTAGCAATATATAGCGTCACATTTCATCATGCATCTTACCTCTTACAATAGGAgttattcgatctacgtcatcaatgttcgcaCCGGCCAAGTTGTTGACATagaactgtcagtctgtcaattgacaagcgaggcagcgtgggtGTTATTATCGATGTAATATTTTTAAAccgcgcgatggtgtgtggtTTAAAACACGGCTGttccaacaacagcaaaaaaaaaaacggaattCGTTTTTATGCGATActgactgtcagaaaacatgaaaggaatGAGACAGAGGAAAtgaaccagcgaaggagagactcccaacagcaaagtctgtccccatcattttaccacaggtaacgttagggatatatacctcacagcaaagtctgtccccataatttgatcataattttattagtatttataactgttatgccaaacggtaagagattacacaaactattagattcactgtttagagttacgtgAAACGCAGcatgttgaggacatctgcaaaagtttttcttacaagcaatattaaaggcaagtgatttgcgcgagtgccgtgagcgaattagcataaacgtattgtttggtgatgtggacgatgatatagttaccgttatagttatcgttataatgtgaacggcccttcagtgcttgtatgatgtatgcggatactgtatgaacgatatagttataaatatccggataagttacggctggcaataaggacggatctttacttaaggctattgggtctatttgatatggTTCCACACCaatcaagctcatcttctcttaatacCGACGAGATGAAGCCATAaggctactgctcccctcaactcaaatctacgtgtggctaggggcaggacagatgtcatgtcaacaatatggccgcgGTTACCGATttccggtgtttgcgaataagccctatactAATTTAAtagtaattttatttattaactaattttatttaataataattttactgTTGATTTGTTTTACTTGATTTTTATGTTCTATAATGGCAAGAGAAAACAATGTAATTTTGGTGTTTAATTATGCGTTTTATTCAAATATGTTGTGCGACAAACTGGTAGGTAATATGATAAACCGTTAGAATATTGTAAACCGATAGAGATGTTGGACTCTATACATTTATTTAGTCTCTATCAAGGTTACGTGCCCACATCACGTTTCTGTACGCATTGGGGGAACACGCCCGGATTTTGGGAGTTTGGCTTGTTCACCGTGTCCCCCGGAGTCGGATGGGTCCGTCCATgcctttctcatctctgtgcgtgctgtgGCTCTGTCTGACGCGgtccccgctagcttagcttagcacaaagtctggaagtaaatggctccagctagtaaactgctcccaataagtgccaaaataacgcgaacattttcctatttatgtgttgtgatttgtatagtcacaccatgtacaaataacaaggtgatataagacacagcgatcttttaacagtatacatactgggaactatattctcagaagatgaagcactgctacttgggcggagtgatttgcacaactctgaccgaactctctgctcctcaccaggggcttctcgggtgctgcgagcaaatcactctgCCCATGTAACAGTActtcgtcttctgagaatatagttcccagtatgtatactgttaaaagatcgctgtgtctcatatcaccttgttatttgtacattgtgtaactatacaaatcacaacacaaataggaaaatgtttgcgttattttgtcacttattgggagcagtttgctagctggagccattcagttccagactttgtgctgctaagctaagccagcgggggctgcgtcagacagagttgcAGCACGCAttgagatgagaaaggtatgtatggacttatctaactctaaaggatacggtgaataagctaaattcccaaaatctgggcgtgttcctttaaaatgtaacatttgtaCATGTATTTAAGCACCCACCGTCGTTTTGGTtctaagccattgaaacacaaacaacagtgctaaaTGCGCATGCTGTTTCTGTGTAAGAGGAGCATGCAAGCAGCTCATCAGCTGCTTATTGCTTATTGaccttaaatacatatatgcgtcaaaattctcgtctttgcaagtatcctcataaacatgACCATTTAGTCGTAAGAGAAATAAACAGCTGAAAAAGAAAATGCATGTGTAACAGTatccggactttggtcttaaagtggaacttacctaattttgctcctgtctgtcattcatgtcaatcaaacagcattaagaaaaaaatctctCACTGTTTTcaactaaatcacttttctgcCTTTAATCAGATATATTAAGAATTATGAAAATTATATGGTATTAaattaataacataaaaaccttattaaaagaaaaagaaaactacTGTGATACATAttgttatcatgatataaaattaatcctatcATAAtataagattttggtcatactGTCATCTTTACAAACTTTACAGTACTAACATGCAATCTGCAAACTGCAGAAACTCTTTGGACATAGTCCACTTTGAATTGTGGTACTTTAACCTTTATGGTAGTATTGTGTGCACACGTTCTTAATCTCATTCAGCTGTTGACTTCTTTCACACCACTGATAGAATGACTATCGTACGATTGCTTGTGAGTCTCTTACTCTTTGGTTCAGCTGAAGCTGGAAAGCTGTTGGTTATTCCGTCAGATGGCAGTCACTGGCGGGGGATGAAGCCTATTGTGGAAGAGCTGGGAAGAAGAGGGAATCAGGTGGTGGTGGTCATCCCAGATGCAAGTCTGAGTATGGGTCCATCAGATCACACCACCACTCTTTCTTATCCAGTGCCTTACACTAAAGCTGAGCTAGAAGGGAACTTAGCGGCAGATTTAAACAACATTCTGAGTACTGATGTGTCTACAGACCTGGCCAGGTTTCAGACATTCATCTTCACACTGGATTTTCTAAAAACGTTTACAGTGAGAAATGCGGAAAGTCTACTTTTCAACAAGGACCTGATGAAGAAACTGAAAGAGTACAACTTTGATGCCATTCTCACCGATCCATTTGAGCCTGTTGGAGTTATTGTTGGTGAATATCTCTCCATTCCAGCTATTTACATGCAAATAAATCATCCATGTGGGGTCGACACTCTTGCCGGTCAATGCCCAACTCCAGCCTCCTATGTTCCTCAACCTTTTACTCAATTTACTGACCACATGTCTTTTTGGCAAAGAAGTGTGAATCTGGTATACACTTTACTGCAACCCATGGCTTGTGGATCTATATTTACTCAAGCAGATGAGATTGCTTCACGTTTACTTCAAAGAAAATCATCCATGGTAGAGATCATGAGCCGTGCTGCTCTCTGGTTTATGCGATTCGACTTTGCTTTGGAATTCCCACGTCCAGTGATGCCCAACATGATCATGATTGGAGCCACACTTAGCCACAAACCAAATCCTCTGCCAGAAGTGAGTCTTTATAATTAAATTCTTACTTGGTCTCAATGTTAATACGTATCAATACGTAACTTTCGAAAACacaaaatatactttttatattaaattgcAGTGTACAATGTAGACGTATTTAATCGTAGCATTATTAAATTTGTACAGCTACAAAACGTAAAACAATTGCAAAACTTTcataccataaagattgctgtataatttcactttaacaaTTTTTTCGATAATGTTACCAACTCTACCCCAAACCCTTTTttatacaaaacatttttaaatacataatgtatttttttatattatgcaacgtAATGGACAGAAATGTGTAGGAACATTTTAGTAACAATAGTAACATATAGCAATTAAAAGATAGATTAAGCCGCAAGTACAGTACTACTCCTAAACCTACCCAAACAGTTAATTAAAATCATGTActgttagaaataaaagccataATAGACAGACTGTAATCACAATAACTTATGTATTGCGAAATTTCAAGAACCAATAAGCGTTTGATATCACTccgtaaagcaatgtgtcgtaaagcttcttgaggcgcaATATTTGAATTTGAATGCATAACGAACGTGAGATTTGACGTTATAGTCACTGCTGAGAACCAGAATCAAGTTTGCTGGATAAATGGAAAAAAGTATCTGTTCCTCGCAaccgtatgcattttaaatgtggattacagtgaattaataaattaacatattttgtgaatttacgtatgttgtgttttgatgtaattattattgcatGGGAGAATACGCCTTTTGTGTGTTATTGCAAAATTcataatatttatgaataggaataTGTACAAGTTTGTACGTTTATAAAGCTGTTATTACAAGAATAATTAacgtattagtcctgtcaacaCATCAATACAGGAGTATGTAGTGTGTAGGCCAGGAGAGGTATTGCAAGTTTTTGTACCTGTATGACTCAAATGAACTTTTTATTTGACTGTGCAGGCTCGCTAAAGTGTAAGAAAATATAGTATACTTGGGCCTTTACACAATTACATGATACAAGTGCTTCAGACGATACACCTTATATTTTCTAATCTCTGTGATTAATTTGGAATAAAAATAACCAATAAGTGTGCAGGAGATAGCAGAGTTATATTTCTAGCAAATCCCAGTACTGGATATCCCAAGTTAGAGTATACATGAGAAGAAAACTTATAAAGACTGAAAAAAGCAGCAGGTAATTTAATTGCCTTGGTATTGTTGTTGTAGCTTTTCTGTTGTGTTCAAATCAGATTGAAAGGTTTTTGGTAATCTTAATTCAGAGAAATCTCTAGTGGAGGTTCTGAGAACTCTTGCTTCATTTTTATTGGTACACAGATAAAGACATTATTTTTCATGTGTATCTCGTCCTCAATTTTAAATGAACTAAATATATATGCATAGGTCTGCTTAAAGGGgatttgttaaaatgtaaaaagaatGTTTTTCATGAAGCAAAAGGCTTACAGAATACATTGTTATCAAACACATGCGcaatagttttatttatgtatgcCTTCATCTGATTGTCAGCTCTTTTGTCCAACATAAAGCAACCTTTACAACATTTCCTGCAAAGAAATCAAAGCAACcgcaaaaaaaatcattcattAAGATTTCATTCATTCAGAACCCTCTGTGAGAGTTCATGAGTTGCGTGACAGCCATGTGTTTACAAGCACTTTGAGCTATTCCTACTACTGCAATGCCACAGTGACTTGCAGAATTGTTTTCACCTCTATATGCCTATTTTGAAACAACTTTAACCTATTATGTATGGCTTTTACAAATGgcctgtttaaaaaaatattaacctGAAGCAGACACTTGCTCCtctttacctttgtgttgagaAAGTAATCTGCAGATAACTCTTATGACAGTTCTTTTGAAATTATTAACTCAGAGTGACAATCCATTTTTTAGGTCTG
This genomic interval from Misgurnus anguillicaudatus chromosome 17, ASM2758022v2, whole genome shotgun sequence contains the following:
- the LOC129451592 gene encoding UDP-glucuronosyltransferase 1A5-like, which codes for MTIVRLLVSLLLFGSAEAGKLLVIPSDGSHWRGMKPIVEELGRRGNQVVVVIPDASLSMGPSDHTTTLSYPVPYTKAELEGNLAADLNNILSTDVSTDLARFQTFIFTLDFLKTFTVRNAESLLFNKDLMKKLKEYNFDAILTDPFEPVGVIVGEYLSIPAIYMQINHPCGVDTLAGQCPTPASYVPQPFTQFTDHMSFWQRSVNLVYTLLQPMACGSIFTQADEIASRLLQRKSSMVEIMSRAALWFMRFDFALEFPRPVMPNMIMIGATLSHKPNPLPEVSLYN